In Pantoea agglomerans, the genomic stretch GACGCCATCACCGCCAGCACCACCAACACGCCCGCGCCCATCACCCATAAATCCTCCGGCGTTACCGCCAGCAGATCGCCGAACAGATAGGCCATCAGATCGACGCGCACGTTAGACATCAGGCTCACCACCACCAGACCCAGCGACAGCGCGCTGTGCGCCATAATCCCCAGCAGCGTATCGATCGCCAGATGCGGACGGCGTTCAAGAAACACCAGCCCCAGCGCTAGGCAGACGGTCACCAGGATAACGGCGTAGTAGGGATTCACGTTCAGCAGCAGGCCAAACGCAACCCCCAGCAGCGAAGCGTGCGCCAGGGTATCGCCAAAATAGGACATCTTGCGCCAGACCACGAACGACCCCAGCGGACCGGCCGCCAGCGCCAGCATCACGCCGCCCAGCCAGCCCGGTAGTAACAACTCAATCATGATGGACCCTGTCCTCTGCGTAAAACGATACGTCCCTGAAGGTCGTGACGGTGATTATGGTGATGACGGTAGATAGCCAGCTGCTGCGCGCCGCGCGGGCCGAACATGGCGATAAATTCGGGATGCTGCGACACCGCTTCCGGCGTGCCGGAGCAGCAGATATGGTGATTCAGGCAGAGCACCTCGTCGGTTTTCGCCATCACCAGATGCAGATCGTGAGAGACCATCAGCACGCCGCAGTTAAGCTCGTGGCGCAGCTGGTCGATCAGATCGTAGAGCGCGACCTGGCCGTTAACGTCGACGCCCTGCGTCGGTTCGTCCAGCACCAGCAGCTGCGGCTGATTGAGCAGGGCGCGCGCCAGCAGCACGCGCTGCGTTTCGCCGCCTGAGAGCTTCTGCAGCGGGGCATTCAGCAGATGGCCCGCCTGCACGCGCTTCAGCGCCGGCAGCACATCGGCACGCTTCGCGCCGCGCGTCAGCAGCATAAAACGCTCGACGGTAACCGGCAGGGTCGGGTCGATATGCAGTTTTTGCGGCACGTAGCCGATGCGCAGACCCGGATTGCGCTCGACCTGACCAGCGGTCGGCGCCAGCAGCCCCAGCACCACGCGCACCAGCGTAGATTTGCCCGCGCCGTTGGGGCCGAGCAGCGTAAGTATGCGTCCAGGCAGTAGCTTCAGGCTGATGCCTGAGAGCACAGGACGCCGTGCAAATTGCACGGAAATGTTTTCAAGTGTGACGAGTGGGGTCATGATATTTACAGGTTGCACAGAATTTCGAATGTTATAATATCACATCCCATCCCCAGGTCACGATGGAATGATGCATTATGTTACACATTAAAAAGAGTACGGTTTTTACCCTTTCTGCGCTGGCGCTCGCAACCCTTTCCGCCCTTCCTGCGCAGGCTAATGTTGTCGCCTCGGTGAAGCCGCTTGGTTTTATCGCCGCCGCTATTGCCGACGGCGTAACGCCGGTGGATGTGCTGCTGCCGGATGGCGCGTCGGAGCATGACTATTCGCTGCGTCCTTCTGACGTAAAACGCTTAAAAAACGCAGACTTAGTTGTGTGGATTGGCCCAGAGATGGAAGCCTTTATGACTAAACCGGCCGCCGAATTACCCGCCGCTAAAAACCTTCAGATCGCCGATATGCAGGCGGTAAAGCCGCTGTTGCTGAAGGGGGGAGATGACGACGATCACCATGATGAAGAGGCGGC encodes the following:
- the znuB gene encoding zinc ABC transporter permease subunit ZnuB, which gives rise to MIELLLPGWLGGVMLALAAGPLGSFVVWRKMSYFGDTLAHASLLGVAFGLLLNVNPYYAVILVTVCLALGLVFLERRPHLAIDTLLGIMAHSALSLGLVVVSLMSNVRVDLMAYLFGDLLAVTPEDLWVMGAGVLVVLAVMASQWRALLSMTISPELAQVDGVNIQRTRLILMLVTALTIGVAMKFVGALIITSLLIIPAATARRFSRSPEQMAGLAVVVGIVAVSGGLTFSAFYDTPAGPSVVLCAALLFILSMARRPAV
- the znuC gene encoding zinc ABC transporter ATP-binding protein ZnuC encodes the protein MTPLVTLENISVQFARRPVLSGISLKLLPGRILTLLGPNGAGKSTLVRVVLGLLAPTAGQVERNPGLRIGYVPQKLHIDPTLPVTVERFMLLTRGAKRADVLPALKRVQAGHLLNAPLQKLSGGETQRVLLARALLNQPQLLVLDEPTQGVDVNGQVALYDLIDQLRHELNCGVLMVSHDLHLVMAKTDEVLCLNHHICCSGTPEAVSQHPEFIAMFGPRGAQQLAIYRHHHNHRHDLQGRIVLRRGQGPS